One Streptomyces sp. R28 DNA window includes the following coding sequences:
- a CDS encoding restriction endonuclease subunit S, translating into MSHKRIKFQCRVIDQRAGKDQPPLMAVSIHHGVVRRDSLTDDLPRAEDLSNYKLCETGDIVLNRMRAFQGAIGISSQRGIVSPDYLVLRPGPDVDAGYLHHLFRSAWFVGEMVSRLRGIGNTENGSVRTPRINSEDLLDIEVPFPSLNEQRRIADFLDVETTRIDQLISDQSRVISLLDERVSSQILGIIGGSRLAITGGTNISPIRRLLVKLNRATMATDEVITAFRDGQVTTRNARRNEGYTLATSTEPQGQGVKVGDIVIHGLDGFAGAIGDSEAVGNCSPVYHVCTPLDGGNPAFYGRLLRVLAVEGYLGLFASSTRERAVDFRSWDLFGNIPVPRVDIAVQHEIGESVVSIRPLRERVTRFNERLAERRQALITAAVTGQIDVTTARPQLPSAGGVSS; encoded by the coding sequence GTGAGTCACAAGCGCATTAAATTTCAGTGTCGAGTAATTGATCAGAGAGCCGGGAAAGATCAGCCTCCACTGATGGCGGTTTCGATCCATCACGGAGTGGTGCGACGCGACTCACTAACCGATGATCTCCCTCGCGCAGAAGACCTAAGTAACTACAAGCTATGCGAAACAGGCGACATTGTCCTAAACCGCATGCGCGCGTTTCAAGGCGCAATCGGGATCAGCTCTCAACGCGGAATTGTTAGCCCTGACTATCTGGTCCTCCGGCCAGGGCCAGATGTCGATGCTGGCTACCTACACCACTTGTTCCGCTCCGCATGGTTCGTTGGAGAGATGGTGTCTCGCCTCCGAGGGATCGGCAACACTGAAAACGGATCAGTGCGCACGCCGCGTATCAACTCTGAAGATCTCCTGGACATCGAAGTTCCCTTCCCCTCTCTGAACGAGCAGCGCCGCATCGCCGATTTCCTCGACGTTGAGACCACCAGGATCGATCAACTGATCAGCGATCAGTCACGCGTAATCTCGCTCCTAGATGAGCGGGTCAGTAGTCAAATTCTCGGAATCATTGGAGGAAGCAGGCTCGCAATTACAGGCGGAACTAATATTTCTCCGATCCGGAGGTTGCTGGTTAAGCTCAACCGGGCAACCATGGCCACCGACGAGGTCATCACCGCATTCCGAGACGGACAGGTTACGACTCGCAACGCGAGGCGCAATGAAGGCTACACACTCGCAACTAGCACTGAACCCCAGGGCCAGGGTGTGAAAGTTGGCGACATCGTCATCCATGGACTAGACGGTTTCGCCGGAGCTATCGGAGATTCCGAAGCTGTCGGAAACTGTAGCCCCGTCTATCATGTGTGCACCCCACTTGACGGTGGAAACCCTGCTTTCTACGGTCGTCTTCTTCGCGTATTGGCCGTCGAAGGATATCTTGGATTGTTCGCCTCGAGCACGAGGGAACGTGCAGTGGACTTCCGCAGTTGGGATCTCTTTGGGAATATTCCAGTACCCCGAGTGGATATCGCCGTACAGCATGAGATCGGGGAATCGGTAGTTAGCATTCGCCCACTCCGCGAAAGAGTCACCCGCTTCAACGAACGCTTGGCCGAGCGCCGTCAGGCCCTGATCACAGCAGCCGTCACGGGCCAAATCGACGTGACGACCGCACGCCCCCAGCTTCCGTCCGCAGGAGGTGTCTCCTCATGA
- a CDS encoding N-6 DNA methylase gives MANDIWSVADLLRGDYKRHEYGQVILPFTLLRRLDAVMAPTRQAVWDRDASLNIQNKTRMLEVAAKLPFYNTSKQDFSTIAGDPQTVAKNLRDYINGFSSNVQRILERFDLDNEITRLAGAKLLYEVVGRFAKMRDLDKLTNHDMGYVFEHLIRKFAEDSNETAGEHFTPREVIKLMVNLLIAPDADTIAAEGQVINILDPACGTGGMLTAAEDHIKSINPNAEVFLFGQEINAESWAVCQSDMLMRNQRGHIHFGNSFSDDGNPDRKFDYMLANPPFGVEWKKVKDAVEDEAKIGHAGRFGAGTPRINDGSFLFLQHMISKMEAVEGKGSRLAIVFNGSPLFTGAAESGESKIRQWILENDWLEGIVAVPDQLFYNTGISTYFWILTNRKTEKLRGKVILLDARDQWQKLRKSLGDKRKKITDGQIKHITELYVDAIRVAENPGHTDHAKVKIFSNRDFGYHRITVERPLKLHFEITEDTLAALENSKALAKWDGRKAFTAALRELLGSVWWTKQEATDAMHAAVAGAGALWPSAAALQKGVWGAVSVSDPEGEVQQDKKGNVLPDPDLRDYENVPLDEDIDTYFTREVIPHVPDAWIDYDKTKVGYEIPFTRHFYVYTPPRPLAEIDAELRELEAQIQKLLGEVTK, from the coding sequence ATGGCGAACGACATCTGGTCGGTCGCCGACCTGCTGCGCGGCGATTACAAGCGGCACGAGTACGGACAGGTAATCCTACCGTTCACGCTGCTGCGCCGCCTCGACGCGGTGATGGCCCCGACGCGTCAGGCGGTGTGGGACCGCGATGCCTCCCTCAACATCCAGAACAAGACCCGCATGCTGGAGGTCGCAGCGAAGCTGCCCTTCTACAACACCTCCAAGCAGGACTTCTCAACCATCGCCGGCGATCCGCAGACTGTCGCGAAGAATCTGCGCGACTACATCAACGGCTTCTCCTCCAACGTCCAGAGAATCCTGGAACGCTTCGACCTGGACAACGAGATCACCCGGCTCGCGGGCGCGAAGCTCCTTTATGAGGTTGTTGGCAGGTTCGCCAAGATGCGCGACCTCGACAAGCTCACCAACCACGACATGGGCTACGTCTTCGAGCACCTGATCCGCAAATTCGCCGAGGACTCCAACGAGACCGCCGGTGAGCACTTCACCCCGCGCGAAGTCATCAAGTTGATGGTCAATCTGCTGATCGCCCCGGACGCGGACACCATCGCCGCCGAGGGCCAGGTCATCAACATCCTCGACCCGGCCTGCGGCACTGGTGGCATGCTCACTGCGGCCGAGGACCACATCAAGTCGATCAATCCGAATGCCGAGGTCTTCCTCTTCGGACAAGAAATCAACGCCGAGTCCTGGGCGGTCTGCCAGTCGGACATGCTCATGCGCAACCAGCGCGGCCACATCCACTTCGGCAACTCTTTCAGCGACGACGGGAATCCGGACCGGAAGTTCGACTACATGCTGGCTAACCCGCCATTCGGTGTGGAGTGGAAGAAGGTCAAGGACGCGGTAGAGGACGAGGCCAAGATCGGCCACGCCGGCCGCTTCGGCGCGGGGACGCCGCGTATCAACGACGGCTCGTTCCTCTTCCTGCAGCACATGATCTCCAAGATGGAGGCTGTTGAGGGCAAGGGATCCCGGCTGGCGATCGTCTTCAACGGTTCGCCGCTTTTCACCGGCGCCGCCGAGTCCGGCGAGTCGAAGATCCGCCAGTGGATCCTAGAAAACGACTGGCTGGAGGGAATCGTCGCCGTTCCGGACCAGCTTTTCTACAACACTGGTATTTCCACATACTTCTGGATCCTCACCAACCGCAAGACCGAGAAGCTGCGTGGCAAGGTGATCCTGCTCGACGCCCGCGACCAGTGGCAAAAGTTGCGTAAGTCCCTGGGAGACAAGCGCAAGAAGATCACGGACGGACAGATCAAGCACATCACCGAGCTGTACGTCGACGCCATCAGGGTCGCGGAAAACCCCGGACACACGGACCACGCCAAGGTGAAGATCTTCAGCAACCGCGACTTCGGCTATCACCGCATCACCGTCGAGCGCCCACTCAAACTCCACTTCGAGATCACAGAGGACACTCTCGCCGCACTCGAAAACTCGAAAGCCCTGGCCAAGTGGGACGGCCGCAAGGCATTCACCGCAGCACTCAGGGAGCTGCTCGGCTCGGTCTGGTGGACGAAGCAGGAGGCCACCGACGCGATGCACGCGGCCGTCGCAGGAGCGGGGGCCTTGTGGCCAAGTGCGGCAGCTCTACAGAAGGGCGTGTGGGGTGCGGTCTCGGTATCCGACCCCGAGGGCGAGGTTCAGCAGGACAAGAAGGGCAACGTCCTACCTGACCCAGACTTGCGCGACTACGAGAACGTCCCGCTCGACGAGGATATCGATACCTATTTCACCCGCGAGGTCATCCCGCACGTCCCGGACGCCTGGATCGATTACGACAAGACCAAGGTCGGTTACGAGATCCCCTTCACACGGCACTTCTACGTGTACACCCCGCCGCGTCCGCTGGCGGAGATTGACGCAGAACTGCGCGAACTGGAGGCACAGATCCAGAAGCTTCTAGGGGAGGTGACGAAGTGA